The following proteins are encoded in a genomic region of Natrinema sp. DC36:
- a CDS encoding TrkA C-terminal domain-containing protein: MQVFETQLPGIGRRYQVSFPDGGTFTIVIHNDGLRRVFWRDDPDGDSEELFTTTERDAQKLAEIFEGVFFEPVSDDLDDALSESRVKWVVIPDESSVVGQTIGEVGIRARTGISILAIERGDQTIANPPPDAQLQADDILVVVGEDDAYQALDTLLSQP; encoded by the coding sequence ATGCAGGTTTTTGAGACACAGTTACCGGGCATCGGACGGCGATACCAAGTCTCGTTCCCCGACGGAGGAACGTTCACGATCGTCATTCACAACGACGGATTACGGCGGGTGTTCTGGCGAGACGATCCGGACGGCGACAGCGAGGAACTGTTCACGACAACCGAACGCGACGCACAGAAACTCGCAGAGATCTTCGAAGGAGTGTTCTTCGAACCCGTTTCTGACGACCTCGACGATGCACTCTCCGAGTCCCGCGTCAAATGGGTGGTTATTCCGGACGAATCATCAGTTGTCGGACAGACAATTGGCGAAGTTGGTATCCGGGCGCGGACGGGAATCTCGATTCTTGCCATCGAACGCGGTGACCAAACAATAGCAAATCCGCCGCCAGATGCACAGTTACAGGCAGATGATATCCTCGTCGTCGTCGGTGAAGACGATGCATATCAGGCACTCGATACCCTGCTCTCTCAACCCTGA
- a CDS encoding CBS domain-containing protein, with protein sequence MIPFYIGEVMRKRAEELEKERKAARAIEKLEDPEVDLVVVTDRGNPVGVFTDAEVVTLIAEKKDMAETTLAECQLSPVVTINELEEVETAATLMNEHGMRHLLVTKANQIIGYLMDKDVRGAVTKDPK encoded by the coding sequence ATGATTCCGTTCTACATCGGTGAGGTGATGCGAAAGCGAGCTGAGGAACTCGAAAAAGAGCGAAAGGCTGCCAGAGCTATCGAAAAACTCGAAGACCCAGAAGTAGACCTCGTTGTCGTTACTGATCGTGGTAACCCAGTTGGAGTCTTTACCGACGCTGAAGTGGTTACCCTAATTGCCGAGAAAAAAGACATGGCTGAAACCACCCTTGCTGAGTGTCAACTCTCCCCTGTCGTGACGATTAATGAACTTGAGGAGGTTGAAACTGCAGCGACATTGATGAATGAACATGGGATGCGCCATCTCCTCGTTACGAAAGCAAATCAGATCATCGGATATTTGATGGATAAGGATGTGAGAGGCGCAGTTACAAAAGACCCGAAATAA
- a CDS encoding cation:proton antiporter has product MIGLLQTGSLPFATDFAVIIITAVLLSYLARLTGQPTIVAYIFTGLVLGPVFLDVVSQSELVVLMSELGLGFLLFLIGMKMRIDDIREILRPIINIAIWQTILQTALAFVVAFALGFTLLETTVIALATVFGATPIIVKLLSDKDELATLPGKIDVGVLIIQDIYLVILLAVLSAESLSNPQEIAVSVGTILLLMGGVGIISYLSARYLLPSLFRAVAEDRRAFFIVGIAWAFVFILGTEQLNLSLEVGAFLAGLSLAQVPYTSELTERVRPITDFFMVVFFTSIGLQLAADSLLAYWVEALIASAALMVGNFLIIFYLIDREQFTPETSFIGSLNMAQVSEFSLVVGALAVTRGFIDASILGYLSLMAIVTMSLSTYLINYNYQIYERVKPYLARFESEEKRDVDLHVYQDHAVVVGYDEIIRTALPLLQEHFGDVVVVDRNPAHAEVHQSADYEYIYGDFKHGEIRSGAGLKRAAFVLSSTVEPDINRILLEEIGDDTVVFAEAESTEDAADLYDRGAHYVILSTALTSEKLTDHLRLYFNESEEFWAVVDSDIGHLRWIRGEFDG; this is encoded by the coding sequence ATGATTGGACTTCTGCAGACCGGATCGCTCCCTTTTGCGACAGATTTTGCGGTTATCATTATTACAGCTGTTCTTCTTAGTTATCTCGCTCGGTTAACGGGGCAACCGACGATCGTCGCATACATCTTCACAGGCTTAGTCCTCGGTCCGGTCTTCCTTGACGTCGTTTCCCAGTCCGAACTGGTGGTCTTGATGAGCGAACTCGGGCTTGGATTTCTCCTCTTCCTCATCGGAATGAAGATGCGTATCGACGATATTCGTGAGATCCTCCGCCCCATCATCAATATCGCAATCTGGCAGACGATTCTGCAGACCGCACTCGCCTTTGTGGTCGCCTTCGCGCTGGGTTTCACGTTACTCGAAACGACAGTCATCGCACTCGCGACCGTCTTCGGGGCGACACCGATTATCGTGAAACTGCTTTCCGACAAGGACGAACTGGCAACGCTCCCGGGGAAGATCGACGTCGGCGTACTCATCATCCAGGACATCTATCTCGTTATTCTGCTTGCGGTCCTGAGCGCTGAGTCACTCTCGAACCCTCAAGAAATCGCCGTCAGTGTCGGAACGATACTGCTGTTGATGGGTGGCGTTGGCATCATCTCCTATCTCTCCGCACGGTATCTCTTGCCATCGCTGTTCAGGGCTGTTGCTGAGGACAGACGGGCGTTTTTCATCGTCGGTATTGCGTGGGCATTCGTCTTCATCCTCGGAACCGAACAGCTCAACCTCTCACTCGAAGTCGGTGCGTTCCTCGCGGGACTAAGTCTCGCACAGGTACCGTATACGAGCGAACTCACAGAACGAGTTCGGCCGATCACCGACTTCTTTATGGTCGTGTTCTTCACCAGTATCGGCCTTCAGCTGGCTGCGGATAGCCTTCTGGCCTACTGGGTCGAAGCGTTGATCGCCTCGGCCGCGCTTATGGTCGGGAACTTCCTGATCATCTTCTACCTCATCGACCGGGAGCAGTTCACGCCTGAAACGTCGTTCATCGGGAGCCTCAACATGGCCCAGGTGAGCGAGTTCTCGCTCGTGGTCGGCGCTCTTGCGGTTACCCGGGGCTTCATCGACGCGTCGATACTGGGGTATCTCAGCCTGATGGCGATAGTGACGATGAGTCTCTCGACGTACCTCATTAACTACAACTACCAGATTTACGAGCGAGTGAAACCCTATCTGGCACGTTTTGAGAGTGAGGAAAAACGGGACGTCGATCTCCACGTCTATCAAGATCATGCCGTCGTCGTTGGGTACGACGAAATCATTCGCACCGCGTTACCGTTACTCCAGGAGCACTTCGGCGACGTCGTCGTCGTCGATCGGAATCCCGCCCACGCAGAGGTCCATCAATCCGCCGACTACGAGTACATCTACGGCGATTTCAAACACGGTGAGATTCGTAGCGGTGCCGGACTCAAGCGAGCAGCGTTCGTGTTGAGTTCGACGGTTGAGCCGGATATTAACCGAATTCTCCTTGAAGAAATTGGGGACGATACAGTCGTCTTCGCCGAGGCCGAATCAACGGAGGATGCAGCTGACCTGTACGACCGCGGTGCCCACTACGTCATCCTCAGTACTGCCCTCACGAGCGAAAAGTTGACCGACCACCTGCGTCTGTATTTCAACGAATCCGAGGAGTTCTGGGCGGTGGTAGACAGCGACATTGGCCACCTCCGTTGGATCCGAGGTGAGTTTGATGGTTGA
- a CDS encoding universal stress protein yields MTNQTTRGSILVPIANPETADQLISTAADIATDTGRPLELLTVIRVPEQVPLSEGERLVDDEREVIDYAADIVNDQAIEVTSRIRFARSIASGILSIAEEGDIETILMGWRGRPRRRDIILGSHLDQVLRKAPCDVLVKRMDGDEELQRILLPVAGGPNTELAATVAGSLARVHDAEVHVIVVNSPNETATARDEKETMLARVIAGFTGVPVITQEIVESDSVGDTIVNQSEDVNLVVLGATSEDLFGRSIIGTLPEQVGRQSASSVLMVKEHRNLPSRLARLTSRLRREILRF; encoded by the coding sequence ATGACTAATCAGACCACGCGGGGCTCGATTCTCGTTCCGATCGCGAATCCAGAGACGGCTGACCAACTCATCTCGACAGCTGCAGATATCGCGACTGATACCGGGCGTCCACTCGAACTACTGACGGTAATCAGAGTTCCCGAACAGGTACCGCTTTCTGAAGGTGAGCGACTCGTCGACGATGAGCGTGAGGTTATCGACTATGCTGCTGATATCGTCAACGATCAGGCTATCGAGGTAACGAGCCGCATCCGATTTGCTCGCTCGATAGCGAGCGGAATCCTCAGCATAGCAGAGGAAGGGGACATTGAGACAATTCTTATGGGATGGCGAGGGCGTCCACGTCGACGGGACATCATCTTAGGATCCCATCTCGATCAAGTGCTCCGAAAAGCACCGTGTGACGTACTCGTTAAACGAATGGACGGCGACGAGGAGCTACAGCGGATTCTACTTCCCGTCGCTGGAGGTCCGAACACCGAGCTAGCAGCAACCGTAGCAGGCTCCCTCGCTCGCGTTCACGATGCGGAGGTCCATGTCATCGTCGTCAACTCACCCAACGAGACAGCAACAGCACGTGACGAGAAAGAAACGATGTTAGCGCGTGTTATCGCCGGGTTCACTGGTGTTCCAGTGATCACTCAGGAAATTGTGGAGAGCGACTCTGTTGGTGATACAATAGTCAATCAATCGGAAGACGTAAATCTCGTTGTTCTCGGGGCGACTTCCGAAGACCTCTTCGGTCGTTCTATTATCGGGACACTTCCAGAACAGGTGGGGCGACAATCAGCTAGCTCGGTGCTGATGGTTAAAGAGCACCGAAATCTCCCCTCCCGCCTGGCAAGGCTCACCTCGCGCCTCCGACGCGAAATACTTCGTTTCTAA
- a CDS encoding cation:proton antiporter, whose translation MVELLTPLGAIFIIAGIFLVFATRLGIPAVPIYIIVGVILAPFIPQGTTLELAQWGVAFLVFTFGVEVEPGRFRAVARDSEHVAALQVLLVGSLVFGLGLVFELDTLNAIYFASAAALSSSLVGRELAVHDIRRNLIQGRLISSIHFAQDLFAVVLILVLSADVFTPDGIVLKLGYGVVILLVAALVRVYLFGILVSLSGDSDELIILTGVALLLGFISLAELTGISIVVGAFAAGLAITREFPDKLALEAGLESFDDFFAAVFFVTVGSLITVPTPRALLFAGVLLFVIVVLKPLVTIYALLYQGYETRTASLTSFGLDQVSEFALIIAIQALILERIQPDVFEAIILVAALTMITSTATRQYSEPLYRVLMRVLPLESTHSKLNSRSSVDSSLKDHVIIIGYGRLGTLAAQTCEDEDQPVIVVEHDPDRHELATTHENHIFGDAVSSETWERANADEAQLILSTVSDRQVSSQILGLETDADVILRSDRVDEAGDLLEAGADYVIVPDFLASEQLLEKIRMVLTEDVSLEELGSRNKRRLHEDLEFR comes from the coding sequence ATGGTTGAGCTCCTGACGCCCCTCGGAGCGATCTTCATCATCGCCGGCATCTTCCTCGTGTTTGCGACGCGACTGGGGATACCCGCAGTGCCGATCTATATCATCGTCGGAGTGATACTGGCGCCGTTTATCCCGCAAGGGACGACGCTTGAGCTCGCACAATGGGGAGTCGCATTCCTCGTGTTCACCTTCGGTGTCGAGGTCGAACCAGGACGGTTCCGGGCTGTCGCACGGGACAGCGAGCACGTCGCTGCCCTACAAGTCCTGCTTGTCGGAAGTCTCGTATTCGGTCTAGGACTCGTATTCGAACTCGACACGCTGAACGCAATCTACTTCGCGAGTGCAGCTGCACTCAGTTCCTCACTCGTCGGACGAGAACTCGCCGTACATGACATCCGTCGAAATCTCATTCAGGGACGCCTCATCTCGTCGATTCATTTCGCACAGGACCTGTTCGCAGTCGTGCTCATACTCGTGTTGAGCGCGGACGTGTTCACTCCAGACGGTATTGTACTCAAACTCGGATACGGCGTCGTCATCCTCCTCGTCGCAGCGCTCGTTCGAGTGTACTTGTTCGGTATACTTGTCTCGCTGTCGGGAGACTCCGACGAGCTCATCATTTTAACCGGAGTCGCACTCCTCCTCGGGTTCATCAGCCTCGCAGAGTTGACCGGCATCTCGATCGTCGTCGGGGCGTTCGCTGCCGGGTTAGCGATTACACGGGAGTTCCCGGACAAATTGGCGCTTGAAGCGGGTCTCGAGTCGTTCGATGATTTCTTCGCTGCCGTCTTCTTTGTCACCGTCGGCAGTCTGATCACGGTTCCCACACCGCGTGCACTGTTGTTCGCGGGGGTACTATTGTTCGTAATCGTCGTACTCAAGCCTCTGGTGACGATCTACGCGCTTCTCTATCAGGGATACGAAACCAGAACAGCATCATTGACGAGCTTCGGGCTCGACCAAGTGAGCGAGTTCGCCCTCATCATCGCGATCCAGGCGTTGATCCTAGAGCGGATTCAACCGGACGTCTTCGAGGCGATCATCCTCGTTGCAGCACTCACGATGATCACGTCAACCGCGACTCGCCAGTACAGCGAGCCACTATACCGAGTTCTGATGCGGGTCCTCCCGCTTGAATCGACGCACTCCAAGCTGAATAGTCGAAGTTCCGTCGACTCATCCCTGAAAGACCACGTCATTATCATCGGATACGGCCGACTCGGAACGCTTGCTGCGCAGACGTGTGAAGATGAAGATCAACCCGTTATCGTGGTCGAACACGATCCGGACCGGCACGAATTGGCTACAACCCACGAGAATCACATCTTCGGCGATGCAGTTAGCAGCGAAACTTGGGAGCGAGCGAACGCCGATGAAGCGCAATTGATTCTCTCGACAGTATCCGACCGACAGGTCTCTAGCCAAATTCTCGGGTTAGAGACGGATGCGGATGTCATCCTTCGATCGGACCGCGTCGATGAAGCAGGGGACTTGCTGGAAGCTGGTGCAGATTACGTTATCGTTCCCGACTTCCTTGCCTCAGAACAGCTCCTAGAAAAGATCCGAATGGTACTCACCGAAGACGTGTCGCTCGAAGAGTTGGGATCACGGAACAAACGCCGCTTACACGAGGACCTAGAATTTCGATAG
- a CDS encoding mechanosensitive ion channel family protein: protein MIDISHSPEFILQTASDIPLSDRPWLLVIAILVISYLLSRLIEWSGQKLLDQSDRWPDNSINRAFFQEIHMPLYISVALSGIYLSLSIFGVVESSYFLVGTILSVLVVLWMRAAKRFGGQWIEAVNATESDYEFSPIFKNFWTILIILGTGISLLVIWEIDITPFLASAGIIGIILGLAAQEAIGNLIGGVSLYFDDTYKTGDVIILENGQRGTVTDIGIRSTTVLTRDNILVTVPNAVLNSASVVNESAPQRRKRIRVPITAAYGTDYRDVEEILLGVCDEIQLILDSPSPRVMFREFGDSALIFELWAFVAHPFSEQRAIDQINRLVYDEFDDADIVIPFPQREISFLDSEQEAPPQQPVERVYDEEETKPPTDESSN from the coding sequence ATGATCGATATCTCACACAGTCCAGAATTTATACTCCAAACCGCTAGCGATATCCCTCTCAGTGATCGGCCGTGGTTACTCGTCATCGCTATCCTCGTCATCTCGTACCTTCTCTCACGGCTTATCGAGTGGAGCGGGCAGAAACTCTTAGACCAATCTGACCGCTGGCCCGACAACTCGATCAACCGCGCTTTTTTCCAGGAGATACACATGCCCCTGTACATTTCGGTGGCTCTCAGTGGAATTTACCTTAGTCTAAGCATTTTCGGGGTCGTCGAATCGAGTTACTTCCTCGTCGGCACCATCCTATCGGTACTCGTCGTGCTGTGGATGCGAGCAGCAAAACGCTTCGGGGGACAGTGGATCGAGGCCGTGAATGCGACTGAGAGTGACTATGAATTCTCGCCAATCTTCAAGAACTTCTGGACAATCCTCATCATACTCGGAACTGGAATCAGTCTTCTCGTCATTTGGGAGATTGATATCACTCCGTTTCTCGCTTCGGCAGGGATCATCGGGATTATCCTTGGGTTGGCTGCACAGGAAGCTATCGGTAATTTGATCGGCGGCGTTTCGTTATATTTCGACGATACCTATAAAACCGGAGACGTGATTATCTTGGAGAACGGCCAGCGAGGGACAGTCACTGACATCGGTATCCGAAGTACGACGGTCCTCACACGCGACAATATTCTGGTTACAGTCCCAAACGCGGTTTTGAACTCCGCATCGGTCGTTAACGAGTCAGCACCACAACGACGAAAGCGAATCCGTGTTCCAATCACAGCCGCATATGGAACGGACTACCGAGATGTCGAAGAGATTCTCCTTGGGGTCTGCGACGAAATACAACTTATCCTTGACTCACCCTCTCCACGGGTGATGTTCCGCGAATTTGGTGATTCTGCGCTCATCTTCGAACTCTGGGCCTTCGTTGCCCATCCATTTAGCGAGCAGCGAGCGATTGACCAGATTAATCGGCTGGTCTACGACGAATTCGACGACGCAGACATCGTCATTCCCTTCCCGCAGCGGGAAATTAGCTTCCTTGATTCGGAACAAGAAGCCCCTCCACAACAACCGGTGGAACGAGTATACGATGAGGAGGAGACAAAACCACCCACAGATGAGTCAAGCAACTAA
- a CDS encoding ion transporter, whose protein sequence is MAMDSSRPLKERVYFLLDGSHRESWISFGTNLFIMALIVLNVATYIAGTVPWVSAQYGQLFDAFDVFCVSVFTVEYVLRVWSCTVNKRYSSPVRGRIRFMLSPYALIDLIAIFPFYLPIVLGEKGAERVLRIFRLFRLLKIARYSNSLTLITNVFRRKAEELLITVLVMSIWLVFVSSLMYYAERGAQPEVYSSIPAALWWGIVTLTTVGYGDVVPITPLGRALGAMIALLGIALFALPAGIIASGFAEELDRRRQGTQYCPHCGGEVDELTNRPPENHTDTETEAGTE, encoded by the coding sequence ATGGCGATGGACTCGTCTCGGCCCCTCAAAGAACGCGTCTACTTCCTTCTTGACGGATCACACAGAGAGAGTTGGATCTCCTTCGGGACGAACCTCTTCATTATGGCGCTCATCGTCCTCAACGTCGCCACGTATATCGCGGGAACGGTGCCGTGGGTCAGCGCACAGTATGGACAACTCTTCGACGCCTTTGACGTGTTCTGTGTCAGTGTGTTCACCGTCGAGTACGTGCTCCGTGTTTGGTCGTGTACCGTCAACAAGCGGTACTCGAGTCCCGTTCGTGGTCGCATTCGGTTCATGCTCTCACCTTATGCGCTCATCGACCTGATCGCCATCTTCCCATTCTATCTACCGATAGTCCTTGGTGAAAAGGGCGCAGAACGGGTGCTCCGGATCTTCCGCCTGTTCCGTCTGCTGAAGATTGCGCGCTACTCGAATTCGCTGACACTGATTACGAACGTGTTTCGCCGGAAAGCGGAAGAGTTGCTGATTACCGTCCTCGTGATGAGTATTTGGCTCGTCTTTGTTTCTAGTCTCATGTACTACGCCGAACGGGGCGCCCAACCAGAGGTGTACTCCAGTATTCCGGCCGCTCTCTGGTGGGGAATTGTTACCTTGACAACTGTTGGGTACGGTGATGTTGTACCAATCACACCGCTTGGGCGGGCGCTCGGGGCGATGATCGCGTTGCTGGGTATCGCGCTGTTCGCGCTGCCGGCCGGTATCATTGCCTCCGGCTTTGCGGAGGAACTGGACCGTCGACGTCAGGGGACGCAATACTGTCCCCATTGCGGCGGGGAGGTAGATGAACTTACTAACAGACCGCCCGAAAACCATACTGATACTGAAACCGAAGCTGGAACAGAGTGA
- a CDS encoding TrkA C-terminal domain-containing protein has translation MSLVSTVLTNPFVEGLVRILGLSLLAFTVTTVVTFVFRVRVRQQFPEGATLIVGLGVVAIYLNSRSALIQFISNTGDPVTAEEAILNVSAFVVAGIVSYAGRYVGDRAGASERVRWRNTAPDFSPLVRATGRFITVTLPETVEDIDGYDAVDAEMKKIVSGKTMDFPRGLTIEELESQITARLKDEHDIGYVDADLDADGVVQYLAIGQRAAGLGQTLPQKSAAVAVRADPPYSATAGDTVQVWQTNDDGVKTRLGEAELRGSVGTFATLAMDSASATEIDPTEEYRLMTLSADSNPEREFAAMLRREDETMSTVEITADSPLIGCTIGALDVTVIAIRSNDGELETIPQREHTIQSGDLLFSIGRPEVLRKLESEVGARITPVEDVLEDTDQLSFQQTPSDDQLETSTVDNKPS, from the coding sequence ATGAGTTTGGTTTCGACAGTTCTCACGAATCCGTTTGTCGAAGGATTGGTCAGGATACTTGGTCTCTCGTTATTGGCGTTTACAGTAACGACAGTCGTCACGTTCGTGTTCCGGGTTCGGGTTCGCCAACAATTCCCGGAAGGTGCGACACTCATCGTCGGGCTGGGTGTCGTTGCAATCTACCTCAACTCCCGTTCGGCGCTCATCCAATTCATCAGTAACACGGGTGATCCCGTCACTGCAGAGGAAGCGATTCTCAATGTGTCAGCATTCGTCGTAGCTGGGATCGTGTCGTATGCAGGCCGATACGTGGGCGATAGAGCGGGGGCATCAGAGCGAGTTCGATGGCGGAACACCGCGCCGGATTTCAGCCCGTTGGTTCGAGCTACTGGTCGATTCATTACAGTTACCTTACCGGAAACCGTCGAGGATATTGACGGCTACGACGCCGTCGATGCGGAAATGAAGAAAATAGTTTCCGGAAAGACAATGGATTTCCCCCGCGGGTTAACAATCGAAGAATTGGAGTCCCAGATTACAGCTCGGTTGAAGGACGAACACGATATCGGCTACGTCGATGCCGACCTTGACGCGGATGGGGTCGTCCAGTACCTCGCTATCGGTCAACGTGCGGCGGGGCTCGGACAGACGCTCCCGCAGAAATCCGCGGCTGTAGCAGTTCGTGCAGATCCCCCTTATAGTGCAACTGCGGGAGACACAGTGCAGGTGTGGCAGACAAACGACGACGGCGTCAAAACACGCCTCGGGGAGGCAGAACTCCGGGGGAGTGTTGGGACGTTTGCGACGCTCGCGATGGATTCGGCCTCAGCTACTGAAATCGATCCTACAGAGGAATATCGGCTGATGACGCTATCCGCTGATTCGAACCCTGAGCGAGAGTTCGCTGCGATGCTCAGGCGTGAAGACGAGACGATGAGCACCGTCGAAATCACAGCCGATAGCCCGCTTATCGGGTGCACCATCGGAGCATTAGACGTGACTGTCATCGCCATTCGAAGCAACGACGGAGAGCTCGAAACCATTCCCCAACGAGAGCACACCATTCAGTCGGGAGATCTTCTCTTTTCAATCGGTCGTCCGGAAGTGCTCCGGAAGTTAGAGTCCGAGGTAGGCGCACGTATCACTCCCGTCGAAGACGTCCTCGAAGACACCGATCAACTCTCGTTCCAACAGACACCATCCGACGATCAACTGGAGACTTCAACTGTCGATAACAAGCCGTCTTGA
- a CDS encoding succinylglutamate desuccinylase/aspartoacylase family protein yields the protein MEFDVSEPEPFRYDAEVDPGEKRQIRYEVGENYLGDSVEIPVTIINGAYGGPTVFLTAAIHGDELNGVKVLQEVADRYRPGELHGTIVCLHVVNVPAYHAQQRYIPIYDQDLNRAFPGRERSNTAERMAHQIYSRFISNCDLGIDFHTSTRNRTTMFHVRADLDNEDVEPLARSFGANVILYGAGESKSLRSVATSSGIPTITVEMGRAQRFQPALIEKAIDGVESVLAQYRALPDVPVHWPGWYKVTAADSEKQWLRADTGGLVDMEWGPYPLVHEGDTICTITDHFKTEEHVVTAPFTGLIVGVLENPIALPGHPLCHLVRLDTETRDEIEREIRRGEFDGYRKYNGDFSVDA from the coding sequence ATGGAGTTCGACGTTTCAGAACCGGAACCCTTCAGGTACGATGCGGAGGTCGACCCCGGCGAGAAGCGGCAGATTCGTTATGAAGTGGGCGAGAATTATCTTGGGGATTCGGTTGAAATCCCGGTTACGATAATCAACGGTGCGTATGGTGGACCGACCGTATTTCTGACCGCAGCCATTCATGGTGACGAACTCAACGGGGTGAAGGTCCTTCAAGAGGTTGCCGACCGGTATCGCCCGGGAGAACTCCACGGAACGATTGTGTGTCTCCACGTAGTGAACGTGCCGGCCTATCACGCTCAGCAGCGATACATCCCGATCTACGATCAGGACCTCAATCGAGCATTCCCTGGCCGAGAGCGAAGCAATACCGCCGAACGGATGGCCCACCAGATCTACAGCCGCTTCATCAGTAACTGCGATCTGGGAATCGATTTCCATACGTCGACGCGTAACCGAACCACGATGTTCCACGTGCGAGCAGACCTCGACAACGAAGACGTCGAACCGCTCGCTCGGTCTTTTGGGGCGAACGTAATCCTGTATGGGGCAGGCGAATCGAAGTCGTTGCGGTCGGTCGCAACGTCGAGTGGAATTCCAACCATCACTGTCGAGATGGGGCGCGCACAGCGGTTCCAACCGGCGTTGATCGAGAAGGCGATAGACGGCGTCGAGAGCGTCTTAGCGCAGTACAGAGCCCTCCCAGATGTCCCAGTCCATTGGCCCGGCTGGTACAAGGTCACAGCGGCCGACAGTGAGAAGCAGTGGCTTCGAGCCGACACGGGTGGTCTCGTTGATATGGAATGGGGCCCGTATCCGCTTGTACATGAAGGTGATACGATTTGCACGATTACGGATCATTTCAAAACCGAGGAACACGTCGTAACCGCGCCCTTCACGGGATTGATTGTTGGTGTACTCGAGAATCCGATCGCACTACCGGGGCACCCGCTTTGTCATCTCGTTCGACTTGATACTGAGACGCGTGATGAGATCGAGCGCGAGATCCGACGTGGCGAATTCGATGGATATCGCAAGTATAATGGTGATTTCAGCGTCGACGCGTAA
- a CDS encoding TrkA C-terminal domain-containing protein, producing MVLAPITEGIFGIYLGLLAAIFPAFIAFSIGFIFKYFTTVTIPGLGVVALGGTLAGVSGGLMGLMDPTLSESWTGISAVLVILMACLWAHSQGDKLAVATPRRLTLKSIRETKLSVDLTERVDSYGQVRIRPIGEIHDIEGYPQLSEDLREQLSNSSWKFPADLSLPELESRLEERLSTDYELAEVNATIDKQGRAQIAAAPTAAGLSRRIPSGKRAVTIQTVLPTGVARGDHVTLQFPDGNVTGPVVSARTTGVEAKSEPAPAEEIDGEEGSVKQIVPKMTTTGGEGAVTIAVSLDDGKRIVRDDFAPMTVNSRGKQREYETIAVLKQHGNRFRKLVVNERGPLAGTTIGASQVRDAYGVAVLAVRRASELIIAPRGATELLAGDELIVVGKPSQLRAFEEATT from the coding sequence ATGGTTCTGGCACCGATAACTGAGGGTATATTTGGAATTTATCTTGGATTATTAGCAGCTATTTTCCCAGCATTCATCGCGTTTTCTATCGGATTCATATTTAAGTATTTCACCACAGTTACTATCCCGGGACTCGGCGTCGTTGCCCTGGGTGGCACGCTTGCGGGGGTATCAGGCGGATTGATGGGTTTGATGGATCCGACGCTCTCCGAGAGCTGGACAGGCATCAGCGCTGTCTTAGTAATCCTGATGGCCTGTCTATGGGCGCATAGTCAAGGGGACAAACTTGCGGTTGCCACCCCTCGGAGACTGACGTTGAAATCAATTCGAGAAACGAAACTCTCTGTAGATCTCACTGAGCGCGTTGATTCCTACGGTCAGGTGCGTATCCGCCCTATCGGAGAGATTCACGACATTGAGGGGTATCCACAGTTATCCGAAGACCTGCGAGAACAACTCAGCAACAGCTCTTGGAAGTTTCCCGCCGACCTCTCGCTACCTGAACTCGAATCGCGTCTTGAGGAGCGTCTGTCGACTGACTACGAACTCGCCGAAGTGAACGCTACTATCGACAAACAGGGGCGGGCCCAGATTGCTGCGGCACCGACCGCCGCGGGACTGTCTCGGCGCATCCCATCGGGGAAGCGGGCTGTTACAATTCAAACCGTCCTTCCAACCGGTGTCGCACGTGGCGACCACGTGACGCTCCAGTTCCCTGACGGAAACGTTACGGGTCCCGTGGTTAGCGCACGGACGACGGGAGTCGAGGCGAAGAGCGAACCCGCCCCAGCGGAGGAGATAGACGGTGAGGAAGGCAGTGTGAAACAGATCGTCCCGAAGATGACAACGACTGGCGGAGAGGGCGCTGTTACCATCGCTGTCTCACTTGACGACGGGAAGCGAATCGTCCGCGATGATTTCGCACCGATGACGGTCAACTCACGAGGGAAACAGCGAGAGTACGAAACGATTGCCGTTCTCAAACAACACGGCAACCGGTTTCGAAAACTGGTTGTGAACGAACGGGGTCCACTCGCGGGCACCACCATCGGTGCTTCACAGGTGCGTGACGCCTACGGGGTAGCGGTTCTGGCGGTTCGGCGTGCATCGGAGTTAATCATCGCACCGCGAGGGGCTACCGAACTCCTTGCTGGTGACGAACTAATCGTCGTCGGAAAACCCTCCCAACTCCGTGCGTTCGAGGAGGCGACAACATGA